A part of Aquibium oceanicum genomic DNA contains:
- the yghU gene encoding glutathione-dependent disulfide-bond oxidoreductase, with amino-acid sequence MADTETYTPPEVWKWDKESGGRFASINRPIAGPTHEKELPVGKHPLQLYSLATPNGVKVTVMLEELLALGHSGAEYDAWLIKIGDGDQFGSGFVDVNPNSKIPALMDRSGPTPVRVFESGSILLYLAEKFGAFLPSEHVARTECLNWLFWQMGSAPYLGGGFGHFFAYAPIKIEYAIDRFSMEVKRQLDVLDRHLANNEYMAGKEYTIADMAIWPWYGNMVAGKSYENSGTFLDVKSYTNVDRWQKQIGERAAVKRGRMVNRAVGNPSEQLHERHDASDFETKTQDKLQAAAGE; translated from the coding sequence ATGGCCGACACCGAAACCTATACGCCCCCCGAAGTCTGGAAGTGGGACAAGGAGAGCGGCGGACGCTTCGCCAGCATCAACCGCCCGATCGCCGGACCCACGCACGAGAAGGAACTGCCGGTCGGCAAGCATCCCCTCCAGCTCTATTCGCTCGCCACGCCCAACGGCGTGAAGGTGACGGTGATGCTGGAGGAACTCTTGGCGCTCGGACACTCCGGCGCCGAATACGACGCCTGGCTGATCAAGATCGGCGACGGCGACCAGTTCGGCAGCGGCTTCGTCGACGTGAACCCGAACTCCAAGATCCCGGCGCTGATGGACCGCAGCGGGCCGACGCCGGTCCGGGTCTTCGAGTCCGGTTCCATCCTCCTCTACCTGGCGGAGAAGTTCGGCGCCTTCCTGCCGAGCGAGCACGTGGCGCGGACCGAGTGCCTGAACTGGCTGTTCTGGCAGATGGGCAGCGCGCCCTATCTCGGCGGCGGCTTCGGCCACTTCTTCGCCTACGCGCCGATCAAGATCGAATACGCGATCGATCGCTTCTCGATGGAGGTCAAGCGTCAGCTCGACGTGCTCGACCGGCATCTGGCGAACAACGAGTACATGGCCGGCAAGGAATACACGATCGCCGACATGGCGATCTGGCCCTGGTACGGCAACATGGTGGCCGGCAAGAGCTACGAGAACTCCGGGACATTCCTGGACGTGAAGTCCTACACGAACGTCGACCGCTGGCAGAAGCAGATCGGAGAACGCGCGGCGGTGAAGCGAGGCCGCATGGTCAACCGCGCCGTCGGCAATCCGTCCGAGCAGCTGCACGAGCGGCACGACGCCAGCGACTTCGAGACCAAGACCCAGGACAAGCTGCAGGCGGCGGCCGGAGAGTAG
- a CDS encoding helix-turn-helix domain-containing protein, with protein sequence METKLASPPARSASAGALLREWRTRRRMSQLDLALDAEVSQRHLSFLESGRAMPSREMVLHLAERLDVPLRERNRLLLAAGFAPGYPERPLDDPSLGAALSAVELVLKGHEPNPAIAVDRAWNLVRANAMIQPFLALVSDASLLAGPINVLRLSLHPGGLAPHILNLADWRDHLLERLRRLNENVADQRLRDLEAELRSYPAPKRSGPPIPYERTAIAVPLRIRAGTADLSFISTITVFGTPLDVTLSELAIESFFPADQQTTAELREMAAGLATKES encoded by the coding sequence ATGGAAACCAAGCTCGCCTCCCCTCCAGCCCGCTCCGCCTCCGCCGGCGCCCTCCTGCGCGAATGGCGCACCCGACGGCGCATGAGCCAGCTCGACCTCGCGCTGGACGCCGAGGTCTCGCAGCGCCACCTGAGTTTCCTCGAAAGCGGCCGCGCCATGCCCTCACGCGAGATGGTGCTGCATCTGGCCGAGCGGCTCGACGTCCCGCTGCGCGAGCGCAACCGGCTGCTGCTTGCCGCCGGTTTCGCGCCCGGCTACCCGGAACGGCCGCTCGACGATCCTTCGCTCGGAGCCGCGCTTTCGGCGGTGGAGCTCGTTCTGAAGGGTCACGAGCCCAACCCGGCGATCGCCGTCGACCGCGCCTGGAACCTCGTACGGGCGAACGCGATGATCCAGCCATTCCTCGCGTTGGTCTCCGACGCGTCGCTGCTTGCCGGGCCAATCAACGTGCTGCGTCTCAGCCTGCATCCGGGCGGGCTGGCACCGCATATTCTCAACCTTGCCGACTGGCGCGACCATCTCCTGGAGCGGCTCCGGCGTCTCAACGAGAACGTCGCCGACCAACGCCTGCGCGACCTGGAAGCGGAGCTGCGATCCTATCCCGCGCCGAAGCGCTCGGGTCCCCCAATCCCTTACGAGCGCACGGCGATCGCAGTGCCGCTGCGCATACGAGCGGGAACCGCGGACCTGTCGTTCATTTCGACGATCACCGTGTTCGGCACGCCGCTCGACGTCACGCTGTCGGAACTGGCGATCGAGTCCTTCTTTCCCGCCGATCAGCAGACCACGGCGGAGCTGCGCGAGATGGCAGCCGGTCTCGCGACAAAAGAAAGTTGA
- a CDS encoding SRPBCC family protein, translating to MTTTDLELTVNRTIKAPREKVFDAWLSPAMLARFMRPPSTTGEARVQNDPVTGGRFSIVMVTPEREIPHAGTYLAIDPHDHLSFTWESPHSLDDSVVTIDFTDAGPGATEITLKQVKFKSEQARDGHVEGWTTIMEALAEAIA from the coding sequence ATGACGACGACTGACCTGGAACTGACCGTCAACCGCACCATAAAGGCTCCGCGTGAAAAGGTTTTCGACGCTTGGCTTTCGCCCGCCATGCTCGCCCGCTTCATGCGGCCGCCATCCACGACCGGAGAGGCCAGGGTGCAGAACGATCCCGTCACGGGCGGCCGCTTCTCCATCGTCATGGTGACGCCGGAGAGGGAGATACCCCATGCCGGCACCTACCTTGCTATCGACCCGCACGACCACCTGTCCTTCACCTGGGAGTCGCCGCACTCGCTCGACGACAGCGTCGTCACGATCGATTTCACAGACGCCGGCCCGGGCGCGACCGAGATCACGCTGAAACAGGTGAAGTTCAAAAGCGAACAAGCCCGCGACGGCCATGTCGAGGGTTGGACCACGATCATGGAAGCGCTCGCAGAAGCGATCGCCTGA
- a CDS encoding ArsR/SmtB family transcription factor — MMNDDDLSRILKAAGDTTRRRILTLLVQEGALRVTALAAHFEMSLNSVSKHIKVLEEAGLVTRRTQGREHFIAAELEPLRVTEEWFGQLKSIWELRLAALEDALVSKDDDDDDD; from the coding sequence ATGATGAACGACGATGACCTGTCCCGAATTCTGAAGGCCGCTGGCGACACCACGCGGCGACGGATCCTGACGCTGCTCGTCCAGGAAGGGGCACTGCGGGTGACCGCGCTCGCCGCTCATTTCGAGATGTCGCTGAACTCCGTATCGAAGCACATCAAGGTGCTGGAGGAGGCGGGTCTCGTCACCCGCCGGACCCAGGGCCGCGAGCATTTCATCGCGGCCGAACTCGAGCCTCTTCGGGTGACGGAAGAGTGGTTCGGCCAACTGAAGTCGATCTGGGAGCTGCGCCTCGCGGCGCTCGAAGATGCACTGGTCTCAAAGGATGATGACGATGACGACGACTGA
- a CDS encoding uracil-DNA glycosylase — protein sequence MGIHQADLRELLLFLADSGADEALEEAPVDRFAESQARLARPAPEPVPAEPAREPRRRLGEAPAGPPVAPRQAAPPAAIPDEAQAARARELARSAASMEDLRAILAGFDGCNLKFTAKNLVFADGNPKADIMFVGEAPGRDEDVEGLPFVGRSGKLLDRMLAAIGLDRSSAYIANVIPWRPPGNRTPTPLETELCRPFIERQVELANPKVLVTLGGPSAKVLLGATEGVLRLRGNWRVHRTASGLEIPAMPTLHPAYLLRNPAHKRLAWRDFLEIKARLRLQGPAP from the coding sequence ATGGGAATCCACCAGGCCGACCTGCGGGAACTTCTGCTGTTTCTTGCCGACAGCGGCGCCGACGAGGCGTTGGAGGAGGCACCCGTCGACCGTTTCGCCGAGAGCCAGGCGCGGCTGGCACGCCCCGCGCCCGAGCCTGTCCCGGCAGAACCCGCCAGGGAGCCGCGGCGACGCCTCGGCGAAGCACCGGCCGGCCCCCCGGTCGCACCCCGGCAAGCTGCGCCTCCGGCCGCCATTCCCGACGAGGCGCAGGCCGCTCGCGCGCGCGAACTCGCCCGCTCGGCGGCGTCGATGGAGGACCTGCGCGCGATCCTCGCAGGGTTCGACGGCTGCAATCTCAAGTTCACCGCCAAGAACCTCGTCTTCGCCGACGGCAATCCGAAGGCCGACATCATGTTCGTGGGCGAGGCGCCCGGGCGCGACGAGGATGTGGAGGGCCTGCCCTTCGTCGGCCGCTCGGGGAAGCTGCTCGACCGCATGCTGGCCGCGATCGGCCTCGACCGGTCGAGTGCCTACATCGCCAACGTCATTCCCTGGCGCCCGCCGGGAAACCGTACGCCGACCCCGCTGGAGACCGAACTGTGCCGGCCCTTCATCGAGCGACAGGTCGAACTCGCCAACCCGAAGGTGCTGGTGACGCTGGGCGGACCATCCGCCAAGGTGCTGCTCGGCGCCACGGAGGGGGTCCTGCGCCTGCGCGGCAACTGGCGCGTCCACCGGACGGCATCCGGCCTGGAGATCCCTGCCATGCCGACGCTCCATCCCGCCTACCTGTTGCGCAACCCGGCCCACAAGCGGCTCGCATGGCGCGATTTTCTCGAAATCAAGGCGAGGCTGCGGCTTCAGGGTCCCGCACCCTAG